In a genomic window of Candidatus Izemoplasma sp.:
- a CDS encoding carbohydrate ABC transporter permease codes for MNMIRKTRHFFKDMKALIKAKEYTQARTKMKRLLVGMKFTDGLIYTLLIYTMLISLGYIYLYPVLYMITNSFMTVQDIISSTVKWIPSSLNWENYRLVLEQIDYANSLRDGIILAALPAISATASSALVGYGFARFDFPLKKVLFVLMIASFIIPPQITMLPTFRMYSNYGLLGSIWAFILPAILAQGLNGAIYILIFYQFFRMIPKSLEESAKLDGASSFKIFTKIALPLAIPSIIIVFLFSFVWYYNETYLSGLFLRDSGLMTLPLRLQNFFNQYSSIYPEGSRARELIQAVKLAGNILTLFPLLVLYFFTQRYFVESIDRTGITGE; via the coding sequence ATGAACATGATCCGAAAAACACGTCACTTCTTTAAGGACATGAAAGCGCTAATTAAAGCAAAAGAGTATACGCAAGCACGTACGAAAATGAAACGATTGCTTGTTGGTATGAAGTTTACAGATGGGTTAATTTATACCTTATTAATTTATACCATGCTTATTTCTCTTGGCTATATTTATCTTTATCCAGTGCTTTATATGATAACGAACAGTTTTATGACAGTTCAGGATATTATATCCTCAACCGTCAAATGGATTCCGTCATCATTAAACTGGGAGAATTACCGACTCGTATTAGAACAAATTGATTATGCGAATAGTTTGCGCGATGGCATCATACTTGCTGCGTTACCAGCAATTAGCGCTACCGCAAGTAGTGCGTTAGTGGGTTATGGATTTGCACGCTTTGATTTTCCACTGAAAAAAGTTTTATTTGTCTTAATGATTGCTAGTTTTATCATTCCGCCACAAATTACGATGTTACCAACCTTTAGAATGTATTCAAACTATGGGTTACTTGGAAGCATTTGGGCGTTTATCTTGCCAGCTATTTTAGCACAAGGATTAAATGGTGCAATCTATATTTTAATTTTCTATCAATTCTTCAGAATGATACCAAAAAGCTTAGAAGAATCTGCTAAATTAGACGGCGCAAGTAGTTTTAAAATATTTACTAAAATTGCGTTACCGCTTGCGATCCCATCAATAATTATTGTTTTCTTATTTAGTTTTGTATGGTATTATAATGAGACGTACCTCTCTGGATTATTCTTACGTGATAGTGGTCTAATGACTTTACCGTTAAGACTACAAAATTTCTTCAATCAATACTCAAGTATTTATCCAGAAGGATCCCGTGCTCGTGAATTAATTCAAGCCGTTAAATTAGCAGGGAATATCTTAACATTATTCCCATTACTCGTATTATATTTCTTTACACAACGATATTTCGTTGAAAGTATAGACAGAACAGGAATTACAGGTGAATAA
- a CDS encoding family 16 glycosylhydrolase — MKRFIIITLTLVSTLTLSACGNGNYNDRTLVTDECDHLDNINEWQPVWCDEFEYEGLPDDTKWDYDVGGSGWGNNELQYYTESDLDNAFVKDGVLTIRALQEAMSGRNYTSARLVTKYRGDWQYGKVQVCAKLPAGRGTWPALWMLPTDWQYGGWPDSGEIDIMEHVGYDEGTVHGTIHTAAYNHALGTQIGYSKTVEDATSAFHVYEMEWEPSRITLYIDGEQYAEFGYNPYANIGTPNSDAWPFDQTFHLIMNIAVGGFWGGAQGVDSSAFPTQMEVDYVRVYQKDYAGMDNEDPDTVTDLGLLDATFNTVQVMWEHAEDDVMTEMYEIFVNGELVGETTVNSFIIEDLDPETSYEIGVVAKDFAGNRSDMETVNIQTETLPLVTERVEAENYVLQVGTMREDTTDIEGGQNVGYIDTGDYLEYLVYVEEEGTYQVTYRVASESGGGEIEFYGKGNFPLARTEIAATGGWQTWTDVTSETFTLYEGVLRIRLTASSGGFNINYFDIEKVD, encoded by the coding sequence ATGAAAAGATTTATTATTATAACTTTAACACTCGTTTCTACACTCACATTAAGTGCGTGTGGAAACGGGAATTATAACGATCGTACGCTCGTCACTGACGAATGCGATCACTTAGATAACATCAATGAATGGCAACCCGTTTGGTGTGATGAGTTCGAGTATGAAGGACTCCCAGACGATACGAAATGGGACTATGATGTTGGTGGTAGTGGTTGGGGGAATAACGAACTACAATACTACACTGAATCAGATTTAGACAATGCCTTTGTTAAAGATGGGGTATTAACGATAAGAGCGCTCCAAGAAGCAATGAGTGGACGTAACTATACCTCGGCACGTTTAGTCACAAAATACCGTGGTGATTGGCAATATGGTAAGGTGCAAGTGTGCGCTAAGTTACCTGCAGGTCGTGGAACCTGGCCAGCTCTTTGGATGTTACCAACAGATTGGCAATATGGTGGATGGCCTGATAGTGGCGAGATTGACATTATGGAGCATGTAGGATATGATGAAGGTACTGTCCATGGGACCATTCATACAGCTGCTTATAACCATGCGTTAGGAACACAAATCGGATACTCAAAAACAGTTGAAGATGCCACGAGCGCGTTTCATGTCTATGAAATGGAATGGGAGCCAAGTCGTATAACATTATATATTGATGGTGAACAGTATGCTGAGTTTGGATATAACCCTTATGCGAATATTGGGACACCAAACAGTGATGCTTGGCCATTTGATCAAACCTTCCATCTTATTATGAATATTGCTGTTGGTGGATTCTGGGGTGGTGCACAAGGTGTCGATTCGTCAGCCTTCCCAACACAAATGGAAGTTGATTATGTCCGTGTCTATCAAAAAGATTATGCAGGGATGGACAATGAAGACCCAGATACTGTCACAGATTTAGGATTATTAGATGCAACATTTAATACTGTTCAAGTCATGTGGGAACATGCTGAAGATGATGTTATGACAGAAATGTATGAAATATTTGTCAATGGGGAACTAGTGGGAGAAACCACTGTCAATAGTTTTATTATTGAAGACTTAGACCCAGAGACATCCTATGAAATTGGTGTTGTTGCAAAAGACTTTGCAGGCAATAGAAGTGATATGGAAACCGTTAATATTCAAACCGAAACGCTTCCTTTAGTAACAGAAAGAGTTGAAGCGGAGAACTATGTTTTACAAGTTGGTACAATGCGTGAAGACACTACAGATATAGAAGGTGGTCAAAACGTTGGCTACATTGATACTGGTGACTATTTAGAGTATTTGGTGTATGTTGAAGAAGAGGGTACCTATCAAGTAACTTACCGTGTTGCTAGTGAATCTGGTGGCGGTGAAATTGAGTTTTATGGTAAGGGGAATTTCCCACTAGCTAGAACAGAGATTGCCGCAACTGGCGGTTGGCAAACGTGGACCGATGTAACTAGTGAGACCTTTACCTTATATGAGGGTGTTCTTAGAATACGACTTACCGCAAGCTCAGGAGGATTCAACATCAATTATTTTGATATAGAGAAGGTGGACTAA
- a CDS encoding LacI family DNA-binding transcriptional regulator, whose amino-acid sequence MVTIKDISKKSGFSVTTVSKALNDYPDISSKTKTKILQLCEDMGYVPNLSARSLVNKKSYTIGVIFEEITGLGLQHPLFSKILESFKNDVEKSGYDILFLSKKMGENNGSYYQHCLRKQVDAVLVVCAEFDSDEMHELYDGDIPTVVIDFAYRDILNITSNNRLGVKQAVKYLKDLGHEKIAHIHGSLQTYIGGIRHDYFKDYMQLYDLPLSEDYLVNGEFFSKEDGYNAMQKILHLKDQPTAIFCASDMLAIGAIQAIQQAGKSVPEDFSIIGFDGIDIGQIFSPRLTTIRQDSRKMGKIAASNVLTMITENQFKKNNTITVDTYLITGETTRVLR is encoded by the coding sequence ATGGTTACAATTAAAGACATATCCAAAAAATCAGGATTCAGTGTTACAACGGTATCAAAAGCACTGAATGATTATCCGGATATTTCGTCGAAAACAAAGACCAAAATTTTACAGCTATGTGAAGACATGGGATATGTACCAAATTTAAGTGCTCGAAGTTTGGTCAATAAGAAATCATATACAATCGGTGTCATTTTTGAAGAGATTACGGGACTTGGATTACAACATCCATTATTCAGCAAAATCTTAGAAAGTTTTAAAAATGACGTCGAAAAAAGTGGGTATGACATCTTATTCTTGAGTAAAAAAATGGGAGAGAATAATGGGTCCTATTACCAACACTGTTTACGTAAACAAGTGGACGCAGTGCTTGTCGTATGTGCTGAGTTTGATAGCGATGAAATGCATGAACTGTATGATGGTGATATACCGACTGTCGTGATTGATTTTGCGTACCGGGATATATTGAACATTACATCAAACAACCGCTTAGGTGTTAAACAAGCTGTTAAATATTTAAAAGATCTCGGTCATGAAAAGATTGCGCATATTCATGGGAGCTTACAAACTTATATTGGTGGCATTCGTCATGACTACTTTAAAGACTATATGCAATTATATGATTTACCACTCTCTGAAGACTACCTTGTCAATGGAGAATTCTTTAGTAAAGAAGACGGATACAATGCAATGCAAAAGATATTGCATCTAAAGGATCAACCAACCGCAATATTCTGTGCGTCAGATATGCTTGCGATTGGGGCCATCCAAGCCATCCAACAAGCCGGTAAATCTGTCCCTGAAGATTTTAGTATTATTGGGTTTGATGGTATTGATATCGGACAGATATTCTCACCAAGACTGACAACTATCAGACAGGATTCCCGTAAAATGGGTAAAATCGCTGCGAGCAATGTACTGACAATGATTACTGAAAATCAATTTAAGAAAAATAATACAATCACAGTAGACACATATTTAATTACAGGAGAGACAACGAGGGTGTTACGATGA
- a CDS encoding DUF438 domain-containing protein — MSEFINNSQERQTVLKEIIHKIHDGMPLDEAKALFKQHFETVSTEEITQMEQSLIEEGMPVEDVQGLCDVHASVFDGSISDIHKPSDALEIPGHPLHVLTEENDRILALIEEEIRPYIENDTKHNQLMLRVGFERLSEVSHHYSRKENLFFPYLEEAGITSVSKVMWGVDNEIRQEIKEVLTILSQASYDYDHLSQAIDQVITKVEDMVTKENNILLPMLKEHIDFYGFIKIDIASKEMNYFLEPPKASWAKEPEDTIEHDEDITKTIDGEIAMDAGSLSQTEVNALLNTLPLDMTFVDKDGIVKYFTQGKERIFDRPKTIIGRHVNMCHPPQSVHIVEEIVKRFETGESDHEDFWIQMKDAFVHIRYYAVRDENNAFLGTLEVTQDIQPLRELKGEKRLLD; from the coding sequence ATGAGCGAGTTTATTAATAACAGTCAAGAACGTCAAACAGTATTAAAAGAGATTATTCATAAAATTCATGATGGGATGCCACTAGATGAGGCAAAAGCCCTATTTAAACAACATTTTGAGACTGTCAGTACGGAAGAAATTACCCAAATGGAACAGAGTTTAATCGAAGAAGGGATGCCTGTTGAGGATGTGCAAGGACTCTGTGATGTCCATGCGAGTGTATTTGATGGGTCTATTTCAGATATTCATAAGCCAAGTGATGCGTTAGAAATACCTGGACACCCCCTACATGTCTTAACGGAAGAAAACGATCGTATTTTAGCGTTGATTGAAGAAGAAATCCGTCCTTACATAGAGAATGATACCAAACATAACCAATTAATGTTGCGTGTTGGATTTGAACGGTTGAGTGAAGTGAGTCATCACTATAGTCGTAAAGAAAATCTATTTTTTCCCTATTTAGAAGAAGCAGGGATTACCTCTGTATCGAAAGTCATGTGGGGTGTTGATAATGAAATCCGTCAAGAAATAAAAGAAGTATTAACTATCTTGTCACAAGCATCGTACGACTACGATCACTTAAGTCAAGCAATAGATCAGGTCATTACCAAAGTAGAAGATATGGTAACTAAAGAAAATAATATATTACTACCAATGTTGAAGGAACATATTGATTTTTATGGATTTATAAAAATTGACATCGCATCTAAAGAAATGAATTACTTTTTAGAACCACCAAAAGCGTCGTGGGCAAAAGAACCTGAAGATACTATTGAACATGATGAAGATATCACCAAAACAATAGATGGTGAGATTGCAATGGACGCAGGGAGTTTATCGCAAACAGAAGTGAACGCGTTATTAAATACGCTGCCACTCGATATGACTTTTGTTGATAAAGATGGCATCGTAAAATACTTCACACAAGGTAAAGAACGCATCTTCGATCGGCCTAAAACGATCATTGGCCGTCATGTCAATATGTGTCATCCACCACAGAGTGTTCACATTGTTGAAGAGATTGTCAAACGCTTTGAAACAGGCGAGAGTGACCATGAAGACTTCTGGATTCAAATGAAAGATGCTTTTGTTCATATCCGGTATTATGCCGTGAGAGACGAAAATAACGCCTTTTTAGGAACCTTAGAAGTTACCCAAGATATTCAACCACTCAGAGAACTAAAAGGCGAAAAACGGTTGTTAGACTAA
- a CDS encoding PAS domain-containing protein encodes MEVFQYDEDKIKRLNEFMKAFEEADSGKARRQIYMTYEDTIDSVQALDLFYTHFYGETSNKSVDNILESADLFVNMFSTPLERHKPDYNHVYFKLFTDENKAITTRFDQAKAIIKRNDLKKDKDDLKEALGKPYEINKMFVKRENILFPHLEEVAPSDKPLQVLWQLHNEAKASLKELINQLNSDDFDDKNMRYLIGEFYFLLYGIITKEELILLPAAHHLLDRKTLNQMTKELFNYGFAYIHPNMPDLSNDDTDKHVADSLDEAPKNLESPFFSSETGSLSIEQVRLIFGTIPLDITYVDEHDQVVYYNDRPSRHFPRNPSIIGRLVENCHPPKSVHVVKQIVTDFKSGKRDMAEFYINFQGVFLYITYYAVRDKENTYKGVLEVSQDVTHIRELEGEKRLLDE; translated from the coding sequence ATGGAAGTATTTCAGTATGATGAAGATAAGATAAAACGCTTGAATGAGTTTATGAAAGCATTTGAAGAAGCTGATTCTGGAAAAGCAAGACGACAAATCTATATGACGTATGAAGATACCATTGATTCGGTGCAGGCATTAGATTTATTCTACACCCATTTTTACGGAGAAACTTCAAATAAGTCAGTGGATAATATACTTGAATCAGCCGATTTATTTGTCAATATGTTTTCTACCCCATTAGAACGCCATAAACCTGACTATAATCATGTCTATTTCAAGCTTTTTACAGACGAAAACAAAGCCATAACAACACGCTTTGATCAAGCAAAAGCGATTATTAAGCGCAATGACTTAAAAAAGGATAAAGATGACTTAAAAGAAGCACTAGGTAAACCGTATGAAATCAATAAAATGTTTGTTAAACGGGAAAACATTTTATTTCCGCATCTAGAAGAAGTCGCCCCAAGTGATAAACCACTACAGGTACTTTGGCAACTTCATAATGAAGCAAAAGCATCGTTAAAAGAACTGATTAATCAATTAAATAGTGATGACTTTGACGATAAAAATATGCGGTATTTAATAGGTGAATTTTATTTTCTACTCTATGGCATTATTACAAAAGAAGAACTCATTTTATTGCCAGCAGCACATCACTTATTAGATCGTAAAACGCTAAACCAGATGACCAAAGAATTATTTAATTATGGCTTTGCCTATATTCATCCAAATATGCCCGATTTATCTAATGATGACACAGATAAGCACGTAGCAGATTCATTAGATGAAGCTCCTAAGAACTTAGAAAGCCCATTTTTCTCAAGTGAGACAGGCTCACTATCAATAGAACAAGTCCGTTTAATCTTTGGCACAATTCCCCTAGATATTACGTATGTCGATGAACATGATCAGGTAGTTTATTATAATGACCGACCAAGTCGGCATTTTCCGAGAAATCCTTCGATTATCGGACGATTAGTTGAAAATTGTCATCCACCGAAGAGTGTCCATGTCGTTAAACAAATTGTAACAGACTTTAAGTCTGGTAAACGCGATATGGCAGAGTTTTATATAAACTTTCAAGGCGTTTTTCTTTACATTACCTATTATGCGGTAAGAGATAAAGAAAACACGTATAAAGGAGTGCTAGAGGTGTCACAAGATGTTACTCACATTCGTGAGCTCGAAGGTGAAAAACGACTACTCGATGAATAA
- a CDS encoding alpha/beta hydrolase, translated as MGKRFTVTGKNDCPIAAIKKVPRKPKAIVQIFHGMGEHKERYIPFMDFLYENGYGSYIHDHRKHGESLNEADELGIFTHYDLWQDVLDDCYFISRRILKEHPGVPIIIMGHSMGSIIARGYITRYRTVAKKAIFMGTLPPYGFFKAIIPLTLSRIIGLFKGNKPSPFLAEKLNQPLLKNLEKADSKFAWISSDEKVVKAYEEDILCGFPYNPRFYQEFFKAIIDVNKSNTIALTKDIPLLFISGQDDPVGEFGEGVDALVKLYKGHGMTQTNTLIIEDARHEVLNETNKDVSYQAILRWLNDA; from the coding sequence ATGGGAAAACGTTTCACAGTAACGGGTAAAAACGACTGCCCTATAGCGGCCATTAAAAAAGTACCACGCAAGCCGAAAGCTATTGTACAAATATTTCATGGTATGGGAGAACATAAAGAGCGGTACATACCATTTATGGATTTTTTGTATGAAAATGGGTATGGTAGTTATATTCATGATCATCGTAAACATGGTGAAAGCCTAAACGAAGCAGATGAACTGGGGATATTTACCCACTATGATTTATGGCAAGATGTTTTAGATGACTGTTATTTCATTAGTCGTAGAATCTTAAAGGAACATCCCGGGGTACCAATTATTATTATGGGTCACTCGATGGGCAGTATTATCGCAAGAGGTTATATTACGCGATATCGTACCGTAGCGAAAAAAGCAATCTTCATGGGGACATTACCCCCATATGGGTTTTTCAAAGCGATTATACCACTAACCTTAAGCAGGATTATTGGACTATTTAAAGGGAATAAACCGAGTCCATTTCTTGCTGAAAAATTAAATCAACCCTTACTCAAAAACTTAGAAAAAGCAGATAGTAAGTTTGCTTGGATATCAAGTGATGAAAAAGTCGTTAAAGCCTATGAAGAAGATATATTATGTGGGTTTCCATATAATCCTCGGTTTTATCAAGAGTTTTTTAAAGCCATTATTGATGTCAACAAATCAAATACCATTGCCTTAACCAAAGATATTCCATTACTCTTTATAAGTGGACAAGACGATCCTGTTGGTGAGTTTGGTGAAGGTGTTGATGCTTTAGTAAAACTTTACAAAGGTCATGGTATGACCCAAACCAATACCTTGATTATTGAAGATGCCCGTCATGAAGTTTTAAATGAAACCAATAAAGACGTCAGTTACCAAGCTATTTTGAGATGGTTAAACGACGCATAA
- a CDS encoding YbaN family protein, which produces MRVFYGSLGFLTFGLGTIGIVMPVLPTTPFYLLTVYFFSKSSRRFSDWFEQSSFYKHHLEEFMTTKAMTKRKKWQLMIWVDTMLLISFLLVDNLFVKLLLGILAIIKYWYFFTQIKTIPQKE; this is translated from the coding sequence ATGCGTGTTTTCTATGGTTCCTTGGGCTTTTTAACTTTTGGTCTTGGGACAATTGGGATCGTCATGCCAGTCTTACCGACAACCCCGTTTTATTTATTAACAGTGTATTTCTTTTCAAAAAGTTCTCGACGTTTCTCAGACTGGTTTGAACAGTCATCATTTTACAAACACCATCTCGAAGAATTTATGACGACAAAAGCCATGACCAAACGAAAAAAATGGCAACTGATGATCTGGGTTGATACGATGCTTCTCATTTCCTTCTTGTTGGTTGACAATTTATTTGTTAAACTATTATTAGGAATATTAGCCATTATTAAGTACTGGTATTTCTTTACTCAAATAAAAACAATCCCACAAAAGGAGTGA
- a CDS encoding glycoside hydrolase family 16 protein, producing MKTLLDIDFTQTHILDDDIFNIAVGEKWANNELQHYVNKPENLFFTDEGLVLRATHPKAGIYESVRINTRDKFSFQYGEIKIRAKVPKGKGTWPALWMMSQENRYGHWPKSGEIDILEHVGRDANNLFLCLHTETYNHRNDEEYYTEYHLENATTEFHDYGVRWTEETITYIIDGNEIVTYSKYDKADSSHKGWPFHQPFYLIMNLAIGGKFGGPVDDSIFPKDFIIKRITVVQ from the coding sequence ATGAAAACATTACTAGATATTGATTTTACACAAACACACATATTAGATGACGATATATTTAATATAGCTGTTGGTGAAAAATGGGCTAACAATGAATTACAACACTATGTCAATAAGCCTGAGAATCTATTCTTTACGGATGAGGGATTAGTTTTACGCGCAACACATCCTAAAGCGGGGATTTATGAAAGTGTTCGAATTAATACGCGTGATAAATTTAGTTTCCAATACGGTGAAATCAAAATTCGCGCTAAAGTGCCAAAAGGTAAAGGAACTTGGCCGGCGCTTTGGATGATGAGCCAAGAAAACCGGTATGGCCACTGGCCAAAAAGTGGAGAAATTGACATTTTAGAACATGTTGGTAGAGATGCAAATAATCTATTTTTATGCCTTCATACAGAAACCTATAATCACCGTAATGATGAAGAATACTATACAGAATATCACCTTGAAAATGCCACAACTGAGTTCCATGATTATGGGGTTCGTTGGACTGAAGAAACCATTACATATATCATTGATGGGAACGAGATTGTAACGTATAGTAAGTATGATAAAGCGGACTCATCACATAAAGGATGGCCATTTCATCAACCGTTTTATTTGATTATGAATTTAGCCATTGGTGGTAAATTTGGTGGGCCTGTTGATGACAGTATTTTTCCCAAAGACTTTATCATTAAGCGCATAACTGTCGTACAATAA
- a CDS encoding sugar ABC transporter permease, with amino-acid sequence MKKVMAKLRALGQKVMAKVIAIPKNHPKFWEGVTKVGHGVAKIGVFIKKIGYVLTHNKVLNTTTHHVVVLGKIKFKITNKRREALLGLSFIFIWIVGYSIFTLYPVFNSLYLSFFKVRLDAEGIQSTFVNFDNFKAAFISDPYFVEILIEYVLEMILNVPVVIVFALIIAMLINQDVKGKGVWRTIFFLPVIISTGPVISELMQQGATTLPSIENYDFVQLVLDNVSEAIANPIQALFDTILLVLWFAGIQILILLAGLQKIDRSIYEASMIDGASPWESFWKITLPSIMPLISVTIVYTVVSMSVFSLNSVVVYIQDKMLAESTVGTLTTGYGYSAALSWIYFLVMALLILIFIGLINIRRRGRHS; translated from the coding sequence ATGAAGAAAGTGATGGCAAAATTACGTGCCTTAGGTCAAAAAGTGATGGCAAAAGTGATCGCTATTCCAAAGAATCATCCCAAGTTTTGGGAAGGTGTAACAAAGGTTGGTCATGGGGTTGCTAAAATTGGCGTATTCATCAAAAAAATAGGCTATGTTTTAACCCATAATAAAGTCTTGAATACAACAACCCATCATGTCGTTGTACTTGGTAAAATTAAATTTAAGATCACCAATAAACGTCGTGAAGCATTACTTGGGTTATCATTTATCTTCATCTGGATTGTTGGATATTCCATCTTCACGTTATATCCTGTGTTTAATTCATTATACTTAAGTTTCTTCAAAGTGCGATTAGATGCGGAGGGTATTCAATCGACATTTGTTAACTTTGATAACTTTAAAGCTGCGTTTATCTCTGATCCATACTTTGTTGAGATTTTGATTGAATATGTCTTAGAAATGATCCTGAATGTACCAGTTGTTATTGTCTTTGCCTTAATCATTGCGATGTTGATTAATCAAGATGTGAAAGGAAAAGGTGTCTGGCGTACGATTTTCTTCTTACCAGTCATTATTTCAACCGGACCAGTAATCTCTGAATTGATGCAGCAAGGGGCAACCACATTGCCATCGATTGAGAACTATGATTTTGTTCAATTGGTGTTAGATAATGTCAGCGAAGCAATAGCTAATCCTATTCAAGCTTTGTTTGACACCATATTACTGGTCTTATGGTTTGCGGGAATTCAAATCTTAATCTTACTCGCTGGATTACAAAAAATAGATCGTTCAATTTATGAAGCATCCATGATTGATGGCGCAAGTCCATGGGAAAGTTTTTGGAAAATTACATTACCATCGATTATGCCATTAATTAGTGTTACAATCGTCTATACCGTTGTCAGTATGAGTGTCTTCTCACTCAACTCAGTAGTAGTCTATATTCAAGACAAAATGTTGGCGGAATCTACCGTAGGAACCCTAACAACAGGGTATGGATATAGTGCCGCATTAAGCTGGATTTACTTCTTAGTGATGGCTTTACTGATTTTAATTTTTATTGGCTTAATCAATATTAGAAGAAGGGGGCGTCATTCATGA
- a CDS encoding Crp/Fnr family transcriptional regulator yields MSRFCNTCIYETLPSRQVNIKKGEFIFHQGDDLHSIFYIRDGIVKITKLHEDGEEKILELVGRDDFIGLLAVLRNQTTYPASAECLTDVTMTVSSKADTLQAYEDHQPFKEACMHCATTRADVFQSQLFQLSNRSTDDKIVGFLTQLAQRFGTYKNDQYCVELPLTQQELASIIGLRRETLSRRLNALKDESIIDFKGSKYIIK; encoded by the coding sequence ATGAGTCGATTTTGTAATACATGTATATATGAAACCTTACCAAGCCGTCAAGTCAACATAAAAAAAGGCGAGTTTATCTTCCATCAAGGCGATGACTTGCATTCTATTTTTTACATTCGCGATGGCATTGTTAAAATAACAAAACTCCATGAAGATGGTGAAGAAAAAATTCTTGAACTTGTTGGTCGCGATGACTTTATTGGATTATTGGCTGTATTGAGAAACCAAACGACCTATCCTGCAAGTGCAGAATGTCTTACCGATGTCACAATGACTGTATCCAGTAAAGCGGACACGTTACAAGCCTATGAAGATCATCAACCGTTTAAAGAGGCATGTATGCATTGTGCCACAACCCGAGCTGATGTTTTCCAAAGTCAATTATTTCAACTATCGAATCGCTCGACTGATGATAAAATTGTTGGCTTTCTAACACAGTTAGCGCAGCGCTTTGGGACGTATAAAAATGATCAATATTGTGTTGAGTTGCCGTTAACCCAACAAGAGTTAGCTAGCATTATTGGCTTAAGGCGAGAAACCTTAAGTCGACGACTGAATGCATTAAAAGATGAGAGCATCATTGATTTTAAAGGCAGCAAATATATTATTAAGTAG
- a CDS encoding DUF5696 domain-containing protein, translating into MSDYSFDGRTFVIKNYLNQQTFSNFLPGLAGKKGIPLWAFYVNRGQGISGFGLQNKNRPIMEFSPANKAYESVGQIGFRTFLKVNDTYYEPFKLSNQKPHEMAIDRERFIIQDNNKDLGVHTKITYYGLPTENIGRRLFSYDDGGTYMRSDSLAVYLEVLETYQDIGYHIAPNAYAYQYTNGYLETPLYNSQLKYFDDLVPLLQIVLKGYIPMYSPMLNYNSLGQEQILALIDFGVSPTYILTEQPSSRLKDTDVENFYTTEFNLWNDSIVDTYQYIDGALSHVINASIVDRDVLALGVVKVTYDNGVTIYVNYTTNDVTTDDGMIARQDYLVVGGDQS; encoded by the coding sequence ATGAGTGATTATAGCTTTGATGGCAGAACATTTGTGATAAAAAATTATTTGAACCAACAAACCTTTTCCAATTTTCTACCAGGATTAGCCGGTAAAAAGGGGATCCCACTATGGGCTTTTTACGTTAATCGTGGTCAAGGAATTAGTGGATTCGGACTTCAAAACAAAAATCGTCCGATTATGGAATTTAGCCCAGCAAATAAAGCCTATGAGTCTGTTGGGCAAATTGGGTTTCGAACATTCTTAAAAGTGAATGATACCTATTATGAACCATTTAAATTAAGTAATCAAAAACCTCATGAAATGGCAATAGACCGTGAACGGTTCATTATTCAAGATAATAACAAAGACTTAGGCGTTCACACAAAAATTACCTATTACGGATTGCCAACTGAAAATATTGGTAGACGCTTATTTAGTTATGATGATGGCGGGACTTATATGCGTAGTGACTCACTAGCAGTCTATTTAGAAGTGCTTGAAACATATCAAGATATTGGCTACCATATTGCTCCTAATGCCTATGCGTATCAATATACTAATGGGTATTTAGAAACACCGCTTTATAATTCCCAACTTAAATACTTTGATGATTTAGTCCCATTACTACAAATTGTATTAAAAGGGTATATCCCAATGTATAGTCCAATGTTAAATTATAATTCACTTGGACAAGAACAAATTCTCGCATTAATTGATTTTGGTGTCTCACCAACCTATATTTTGACCGAACAACCATCAAGTCGTTTAAAAGACACTGACGTTGAAAATTTTTATACCACAGAATTTAATTTATGGAATGACTCAATTGTTGATACGTACCAGTATATTGACGGGGCATTAAGTCATGTCATTAATGCATCAATAGTTGATCGTGATGTATTAGCTTTAGGGGTTGTAAAAGTGACTTATGATAATGGTGTTACCATTTATGTCAACTATACAACCAATGATGTGACAACTGATGATGGCATGATAGCACGTCAAGATTATTTAGTTGTAGGCGGTGATCAGTCATGA